Proteins from one Methanococcus maripaludis C5 genomic window:
- a CDS encoding 50S ribosomal protein L14e: MAAIEVGRVCIKTLGREAGNTCVIVEVLDKNFVVIDGSVKRRRCNLKHFEPTDKKVDLEKAASTEEVKLALDAAGLL; the protein is encoded by the coding sequence ATGGCAGCAATTGAAGTAGGAAGAGTTTGCATCAAAACATTAGGAAGAGAAGCAGGTAACACCTGTGTTATCGTTGAAGTATTAGACAAAAACTTTGTAGTTATCGACGGTAGCGTTAAAAGAAGAAGATGCAACTTAAAACACTTTGAACCAACTGACAAAAAAGTTGACTTAGAAAAAGCAGCTTCAACCGAAGAAGTTAAGTTAGCTTTAGATGCAGCAGGCTTATTATAA
- the atwA gene encoding methyl coenzyme M reductase system, component A2, translating to MLLLEVKNVSKSYGDVEVLKNVSFELKEGEVIGVLGRSGSGKSVLLHMLRGMEGYDPTSGQVIYHVAYCPHCENVEVPSHVGKTCDCGKEYVAKSIDFWNQNDATYSLKKKIAIMLQRTFALYGEKTVAENIMEALTTAGHDGKTATEWALNLIKMVKLEHRIAHISRDLSGGEKQRVVLARQIAKNPVIFLADEPTGTLDPRTAKFVHTALTEAVIKHNIAMVITSHWPEVIEELCQKAIWLEKGEMKLSGDSKSVVEEFMKTVTSMKEFEKVEVKDELITIENVEKRYVSVDRGIVKAVDGIDLSINEKEIFGLVGVSGAGKTTLSKIIAAVIPPSKGKYEFRLADEWVDMTKVGPLFRGRAKRYIGMLFQEYSLYPHRTILYNLTESIGLEMPGEFAKMKAEHTLVSVGFTEEEAEKMLDKYPSELSVGEKHRVALAQVLIREPHLILLDEPTGTMDPITRNQVAESIQKSRSELDQTYVIVSHDMDFVLNVCDRAALVRGGKIIKSGKPDEIVKILSEEEKDEMIGH from the coding sequence ATGTTATTGTTGGAAGTGAAAAATGTTTCAAAGAGTTATGGGGATGTGGAAGTACTAAAAAACGTAAGTTTTGAATTAAAAGAAGGGGAAGTTATAGGAGTTCTAGGTAGGAGTGGTTCTGGAAAATCCGTACTTTTACATATGTTAAGGGGTATGGAAGGGTATGATCCTACTTCTGGACAGGTTATATATCACGTTGCATACTGCCCGCACTGTGAGAACGTCGAAGTTCCATCCCATGTTGGAAAAACTTGTGACTGCGGAAAAGAATATGTCGCAAAATCAATAGATTTTTGGAACCAAAATGATGCTACATACTCCTTAAAGAAAAAAATCGCGATAATGCTCCAGAGAACCTTTGCGCTTTACGGAGAAAAAACTGTTGCAGAAAATATCATGGAAGCGTTAACTACTGCAGGACATGACGGAAAAACTGCTACAGAATGGGCATTAAATCTCATTAAAATGGTAAAGCTCGAACACAGGATTGCACACATTTCTAGAGATTTAAGTGGTGGGGAAAAACAAAGGGTAGTTCTTGCAAGACAGATTGCAAAAAACCCAGTTATATTCCTTGCAGATGAACCAACTGGAACACTTGATCCAAGAACTGCAAAATTCGTTCACACCGCACTTACTGAAGCTGTTATAAAACACAATATTGCAATGGTTATTACATCACACTGGCCGGAAGTAATCGAAGAGCTCTGTCAAAAAGCTATATGGCTTGAAAAAGGGGAAATGAAACTTTCTGGAGACAGTAAATCTGTTGTAGAAGAATTTATGAAAACCGTCACTTCAATGAAAGAATTTGAAAAAGTTGAGGTAAAAGATGAACTTATCACTATCGAAAATGTTGAAAAACGATATGTTTCAGTCGACAGAGGTATTGTAAAGGCTGTTGATGGAATAGACCTTTCGATAAATGAAAAAGAAATTTTTGGACTTGTAGGGGTAAGTGGGGCAGGTAAAACCACACTTTCAAAAATAATTGCAGCAGTAATTCCTCCTTCAAAAGGAAAATACGAGTTCAGACTTGCTGACGAATGGGTTGACATGACCAAAGTTGGTCCATTATTTAGAGGGCGTGCAAAAAGATACATTGGAATGTTATTCCAGGAATACAGTCTTTATCCTCACAGAACGATTCTTTACAACTTGACAGAATCAATTGGGCTTGAAATGCCTGGTGAATTTGCAAAAATGAAAGCAGAACACACATTAGTTTCTGTTGGATTTACTGAAGAAGAAGCTGAAAAAATGCTTGATAAATACCCTTCAGAGCTCAGTGTTGGTGAAAAGCACAGGGTTGCACTTGCGCAAGTGTTAATCCGTGAACCGCACTTAATCCTTTTGGATGAGCCTACTGGAACTATGGATCCAATAACCAGAAACCAAGTTGCAGAATCCATCCAAAAATCAAGAAGCGAACTCGATCAAACATACGTAATCGTATCTCACGATATGGACTTTGTATTAAATGTATGCGATAGAGCTGCTCTTGTAAGGGGTGGAAAAATAATTAAATCAGGAAAACCTGACGAAATCGTAAAAATATTGTCAGAAGAAGAAAAAGACGAAATGATAGGCCATTAA
- a CDS encoding 50S ribosomal protein L34e, whose translation MPAPRYKSGSSKKVYRKAPGNSSIVHYRRKKQSKAVCGACGALLNGVPRGRAVEITKLAKTEKRPERAFGGNLCPKCVKKMMVAKARNF comes from the coding sequence ATGCCTGCCCCAAGATATAAGTCAGGTTCATCTAAAAAAGTGTACAGAAAAGCACCTGGAAACAGTTCAATCGTGCACTATAGAAGAAAAAAACAATCAAAAGCTGTATGTGGTGCTTGCGGTGCTTTATTAAATGGAGTACCTAGAGGAAGAGCAGTAGAAATCACAAAATTAGCTAAAACAGAAAAAAGACCAGAAAGAGCATTCGGTGGCAACTTGTGCCCAAAATGTGTTAAAAAAATGATGGTCGCAAAAGCTAGAAACTTCTAA
- the radB gene encoding DNA repair and recombination protein RadB — protein MLEELLNGNIEKKTITQIYGPPGVGKTNICILSMLKAIENGKNVVYIDTEGSLSIERIKQLSEQDSDELLKSIIIYEPSSFEEQSEALEKIFFLENIGLIVIDGIVSLYRLELCDNINENTKLNRMLGKQISNLLKVARMKNSGILITNQVKDSINGIEPAGGRLLEYWSKSIIKLEKTESIRKLTLEKHRHAKEGENLRFRIVQNGLEIINKSYQ, from the coding sequence ATGCTTGAAGAACTTTTAAATGGAAATATCGAGAAAAAGACGATAACTCAAATCTATGGGCCTCCTGGTGTCGGAAAAACAAACATATGCATACTTTCAATGTTAAAAGCAATTGAAAATGGCAAAAATGTGGTTTACATCGATACAGAGGGCAGTTTATCCATTGAAAGAATAAAACAGCTTTCAGAACAGGATAGTGATGAATTACTTAAAAGTATAATAATCTACGAGCCTTCGTCATTTGAGGAGCAGTCTGAAGCTTTAGAAAAGATATTTTTTCTTGAAAATATCGGTCTTATAGTTATTGATGGTATTGTTTCGCTTTATAGGTTGGAACTCTGTGACAACATCAATGAAAATACTAAATTAAATAGGATGCTCGGAAAGCAGATCTCAAACCTGCTAAAAGTTGCTAGAATGAAAAATTCTGGAATATTAATCACTAATCAAGTAAAAGATTCCATAAACGGTATTGAACCTGCGGGGGGAAGGCTTTTAGAGTACTGGAGTAAATCAATAATAAAACTTGAAAAAACTGAATCTATTAGAAAACTCACATTAGAAAAACATAGGCACGCAAAAGAGGGTGAGAATCTAAGGTTTAGAATAGTTCAGAATGGTCTTGAAATAATAAATAAGTCCTATCAATAA
- a CDS encoding TIGR00266 family protein, translated as MADYDFEITSRPSYSLLKINLNGQEIMTETGSMVYKDAGVNIETSAKGGVLGVLKRAVVGESLFMNKLSGSGRVALAPGYSGDIIHHELNGTLYVSSGAYLASSPDLAIDTKFGGGKTFFGGKGLFLMKIEGSGDVFLSSYGAIEELELNNESITVDNGNLVAFTGDLNYNLGKVGGLKSTLLGGEGLVYNFSGTGKIYVQTRNIESFIDFITPYLPTPKQG; from the coding sequence ATGGCAGACTACGATTTTGAAATAACGAGCAGACCTTCATACTCCCTTTTAAAAATCAATTTGAATGGTCAGGAAATAATGACTGAGACCGGTTCAATGGTTTATAAAGATGCTGGCGTAAATATCGAAACATCTGCTAAAGGGGGAGTTTTGGGTGTTTTAAAAAGAGCAGTCGTTGGAGAAAGCCTATTTATGAATAAATTAAGCGGTTCGGGACGAGTTGCACTTGCACCAGGATATTCTGGAGATATAATCCATCACGAACTTAATGGAACGTTATATGTAAGTAGTGGTGCATATTTGGCATCTTCACCAGATTTAGCAATTGATACGAAATTTGGTGGCGGTAAAACATTTTTCGGTGGAAAAGGCCTATTTTTAATGAAAATTGAAGGTTCAGGGGATGTATTTTTATCATCATATGGTGCAATTGAAGAATTAGAATTAAATAACGAATCAATAACCGTTGATAATGGAAATTTAGTTGCATTTACTGGAGATTTAAACTATAATCTTGGAAAAGTTGGCGGTTTAAAATCAACACTTCTTGGTGGTGAAGGTTTAGTTTACAACTTCAGTGGAACTGGCAAAATTTATGTGCAGACGAGAAATATCGAAAGTTTCATCGATTTCATAACCCCGTACCTTCCAACACCAAAACAGGGATAA
- a CDS encoding pyridoxamine 5'-phosphate oxidase family protein yields the protein MVKLTEEMKTDITGLLFLATSSKDGVPNVAPMGANQFVGDKLVISDNFMNKTLNNLKENPIVAISLADCRAHPFQYKGKAEIVTEGEYYEKAKELNKAKIPGLTPKGAIVITITSIYSVKPGEDAGKLIETDD from the coding sequence ATGGTTAAATTAACTGAAGAAATGAAAACTGATATAACAGGTCTTTTATTTTTAGCAACATCTTCAAAAGATGGGGTTCCAAACGTAGCTCCGATGGGTGCAAACCAGTTTGTTGGGGATAAACTCGTAATTTCAGATAATTTCATGAACAAAACGCTCAACAACCTTAAAGAAAATCCAATTGTTGCAATAAGCCTTGCAGACTGTAGGGCACACCCATTCCAGTACAAAGGAAAAGCTGAAATTGTAACAGAAGGAGAATACTACGAAAAAGCAAAAGAATTAAACAAAGCAAAAATTCCGGGATTAACTCCAAAAGGCGCAATTGTTATCACAATTACAAGTATTTACAGCGTAAAACCTGGAGAAGATGCTGGAAAATTAATTGAAACAGATGATTAA
- a CDS encoding ADP-ribosylglycohydrolase family protein, producing MDKMLEKFEGSILGLSIGDALGMPTEWFTKEEIAEKYGIIDNFVDPLNKFNGILKAGQYTDDTDQTIAILNSFDVKGFNNDIFIKELIKWYNDEPVGMGPTSTKAIEKLIDGDTTGCDSRTCGSSMRVGPLGLFYFGEYEKLKEITINATKLTHNNDEAIAGALSIAFFVAESINNVKSEKSVKRCAKFVEDVSYDFSEKILLINDLNSANEAYDLFKTGLPAIECVPSAIATFLRTDNFKDGMISCVNAGGDTDSMGSMYGAIAGAYYGISNIPEIWVSNLQNKDLLLDLSKKLYKLRFKK from the coding sequence ATGGACAAAATGCTTGAAAAGTTTGAAGGAAGCATTTTGGGGCTTTCTATAGGGGATGCACTCGGCATGCCAACGGAATGGTTTACAAAAGAAGAAATTGCAGAAAAATACGGAATAATTGATAACTTTGTAGATCCGCTGAATAAATTTAATGGAATTTTAAAAGCAGGCCAATATACTGACGATACAGATCAAACAATTGCAATACTGAATTCATTTGATGTAAAAGGCTTTAATAACGATATTTTTATCAAAGAATTAATAAAATGGTATAACGACGAGCCAGTTGGAATGGGGCCAACGAGTACAAAAGCAATTGAAAAATTAATTGATGGGGACACAACAGGTTGTGATTCAAGAACATGTGGTTCTTCAATGCGGGTTGGGCCACTCGGACTTTTTTATTTTGGAGAATACGAAAAATTAAAAGAAATAACAATCAATGCTACAAAATTAACTCACAATAACGATGAAGCAATTGCAGGCGCTCTTTCAATTGCATTTTTTGTTGCAGAATCCATAAACAACGTAAAATCTGAAAAATCTGTTAAAAGATGCGCAAAATTTGTTGAAGACGTTTCTTATGACTTTTCAGAAAAGATACTCCTTATAAACGATTTAAATTCAGCCAATGAAGCGTATGATTTATTTAAGACCGGCCTTCCTGCAATTGAATGCGTTCCTTCTGCAATTGCAACGTTTTTAAGAACTGATAACTTTAAAGACGGAATGATTTCTTGTGTAAATGCAGGTGGAGATACGGACAGCATGGGTAGCATGTATGGTGCAATTGCAGGAGCTTATTATGGTATATCAAATATTCCTGAAATTTGGGTATCGAACCTTCAAAATAAGGATTTATTATTGGATTTATCTAAAAAACTCTATAAATTAAGATTTAAAAAATAA
- a CDS encoding MJ1244 family protein: MRILLKLFVESQNLGKAINALSEGGISGFYLKEYQGMSPEDWRGFLISEEPEMAVKIVNELSQDTVVINSIVNIECLGKIKEQIKERLENDKYTLVELPVLGIVVNSPE, from the coding sequence ATGAGAATACTCTTAAAACTGTTTGTGGAAAGCCAAAACCTTGGAAAAGCAATAAATGCACTTTCAGAGGGTGGAATTTCTGGATTTTATTTAAAGGAATATCAGGGAATGTCTCCTGAAGATTGGAGGGGTTTTTTAATCTCAGAAGAACCTGAAATGGCTGTAAAGATAGTTAATGAGTTATCACAAGATACTGTTGTTATAAATTCTATAGTAAATATTGAATGTCTAGGTAAAATAAAAGAACAGATTAAAGAAAGACTTGAAAATGACAAATATACCTTAGTCGAACTTCCTGTTTTGGGAATAGTAGTTAATTCACCCGAATAA
- a CDS encoding sugar phosphate isomerase/epimerase: MVKIGCSSLFFWEYDIEEIVDIFLELGLKNMEFFPENPEFWKKRNDLDYINSVKSELSKLEITIHSPYIELNSSSTNENIRYVTLMETFWAIDLSKKFNAKLITIHAGKRPTHRVPTDEEYDNFDDYLKKSIEYALKKEITLCLENSPEKINNICYNVESMKKTLYKFEDLYITLDIAHARENSLDFIKNFHEKIKNMHISGVNSKDHYPLSESRINFDKTLNLLVNEYGYKEALNFELNDLIYKKSLSKKEKMDILTNEIHYLEKIIK, from the coding sequence ATGGTAAAAATAGGTTGCTCATCGCTGTTTTTCTGGGAATACGATATCGAAGAGATTGTCGATATATTTTTAGAACTCGGCTTAAAAAACATGGAATTTTTCCCGGAAAATCCAGAATTTTGGAAAAAAAGAAATGATTTAGATTATATTAATAGCGTTAAGTCTGAACTCTCAAAACTTGAAATAACAATTCATTCCCCCTATATCGAGTTAAACTCGTCATCCACCAATGAAAATATAAGGTACGTTACACTGATGGAAACGTTTTGGGCAATTGATCTTTCAAAAAAATTTAATGCAAAACTTATTACAATTCATGCTGGAAAAAGACCGACCCATAGAGTTCCGACAGATGAAGAATACGATAATTTTGATGATTATTTAAAAAAATCGATAGAATATGCATTAAAAAAAGAAATAACCCTTTGTCTTGAAAATTCTCCTGAAAAAATAAATAATATCTGCTACAACGTTGAATCGATGAAAAAAACACTTTATAAATTTGAAGATTTGTACATAACACTCGATATTGCACATGCTCGTGAAAATTCACTAGATTTTATCAAAAATTTCCATGAAAAAATTAAAAATATGCATATTTCAGGAGTAAATTCAAAAGATCACTATCCGTTAAGTGAATCCAGAATAAACTTCGATAAAACACTAAATTTACTTGTAAATGAATATGGCTATAAAGAAGCACTAAATTTCGAACTAAACGATTTAATCTACAAAAAATCCCTTTCAAAAAAAGAAAAAATGGACATTTTAACCAATGAAATTCATTATCTCGAAAAAATAATAAAATAA
- a CDS encoding transcriptional regulator → MSKTIESVEKTLIANVSSLLSSEVRAKIYIFLRIYPESTVDEIAKGTGIYPSTIRESIFEMYNEEYVIRKKMDRDGLGKKPYLYSAIAPLELVKLISESIKEKLNDLVSVDEKVSGKPVESTLKVAIKIESH, encoded by the coding sequence ATGAGCAAAACTATCGAGAGTGTCGAAAAAACATTGATAGCCAACGTATCTTCACTGTTGTCGAGTGAAGTTCGGGCTAAAATATACATATTCTTAAGAATATACCCTGAAAGCACTGTGGATGAAATAGCGAAAGGTACGGGAATTTACCCTTCAACAATAAGGGAATCAATATTTGAAATGTACAATGAAGAATATGTAATAAGGAAAAAAATGGATAGGGATGGCCTTGGTAAAAAGCCTTACCTTTATTCAGCAATAGCACCTTTAGAATTAGTAAAATTGATTTCAGAATCAATAAAAGAAAAATTAAATGACTTGGTATCAGTTGACGAAAAAGTCAGCGGTAAACCTGTTGAAAGTACATTAAAAGTGGCCATTAAAATAGAATCCCACTAA
- the feoB gene encoding ferrous iron transport protein B, whose protein sequence is MDEKNIVALLGQPNVGKTTLFNHLTGMKQRIGNWPGVTVEKKEGFFKKNNENYVVVDLPGIYSLMSDSIDQKIARDYIVENSKITVIDVIDTPNINRNLYLTIQLLELGISPILCLNLIDEAEKFGIYVNDQKLSEKLGVPVIRTSGRHKIGIDNLKNALYEFKPTEPVKITYSSLLEETIEKIIDKLENSQYKLDEIYARLPKRWIAISLLEKDPDVVNKFSKYPEFIKFVKDLKIEIENEIKHDVESYVVEQRYKKCDEILAGVMVNSELYEDIDTIVIHPVYGSLIFGVVLYTMYNFVFGLGDIFSGFIGSFFEILGNYLMNILPESFSGVIIDGLLAGVGGVLEFFPIVFLIMFSLSTLEDTGYLSRVTALTHSVMSTMGLSGKSFIPMITGFGCSVPALMGTRFISSHKERLITLLVTPLVPCSARFVIIGFFASFFFIEHAALFTLSILAITFAMLFIVSYVLSKFIKGEAEEYIFELPPYRIPDWDNIIKMTWAKSKEFLKKAGTVIAAGSILFYGFVNYPSPDANYAAVVGKIIEHVTQYMGLDWRAAISLIFGIFAKELVVSSFSILYPENISTAFSPLKAFVLTLVSVLYIPCLATLATLYLETRSLKWTAFGIGYNLVLATLVGIITYNIGTMLGF, encoded by the coding sequence ATGGATGAAAAGAATATTGTTGCACTACTTGGTCAGCCAAATGTTGGAAAAACTACCCTTTTCAACCACTTGACAGGAATGAAACAGAGAATTGGAAACTGGCCCGGCGTTACTGTTGAAAAAAAGGAAGGATTCTTCAAAAAAAATAATGAAAACTATGTTGTAGTCGATTTACCGGGAATATATTCCTTAATGTCTGATTCAATAGACCAAAAAATTGCAAGGGACTACATAGTCGAAAATAGCAAAATTACAGTAATAGATGTGATAGACACCCCAAACATAAACAGGAATCTTTATTTGACGATACAGCTTTTAGAACTTGGAATAAGTCCAATCTTATGTTTAAATTTAATAGATGAAGCAGAAAAATTTGGAATTTATGTAAATGACCAAAAATTAAGTGAAAAATTAGGCGTTCCAGTAATAAGAACTTCTGGAAGACATAAAATCGGAATTGATAATTTAAAAAATGCTCTTTATGAATTTAAGCCAACAGAACCAGTAAAAATTACATATTCTTCACTTTTAGAAGAAACTATCGAAAAAATAATCGATAAATTGGAAAATAGCCAATATAAACTCGATGAAATCTATGCACGGCTTCCAAAAAGATGGATTGCGATATCCCTTCTAGAAAAAGACCCTGATGTCGTAAATAAATTTTCAAAATATCCCGAATTTATAAAATTTGTAAAAGACCTGAAAATTGAAATTGAAAACGAAATAAAACACGATGTGGAAAGTTACGTTGTAGAACAGAGATACAAAAAATGCGATGAAATTTTAGCAGGGGTCATGGTAAATAGCGAATTATATGAAGATATCGACACGATTGTAATTCACCCAGTCTACGGGAGTTTGATATTTGGTGTAGTACTCTACACGATGTATAATTTTGTGTTTGGGTTAGGGGACATTTTTTCAGGATTTATCGGATCTTTCTTTGAGATACTTGGAAATTACCTAATGAATATTCTTCCGGAATCATTTTCTGGAGTGATTATCGATGGATTACTTGCTGGAGTCGGTGGAGTACTCGAATTCTTCCCAATTGTATTTTTAATAATGTTTTCACTTTCAACTCTTGAAGATACGGGTTACTTATCGAGAGTTACTGCATTAACACACTCAGTCATGTCCACAATGGGATTAAGTGGAAAATCGTTTATTCCAATGATTACAGGTTTTGGATGCAGTGTTCCAGCATTAATGGGTACAAGGTTCATTTCAAGCCATAAAGAAAGATTAATTACGCTTTTAGTAACACCACTTGTTCCATGCTCTGCAAGATTTGTAATAATTGGATTTTTCGCATCATTTTTCTTTATAGAACATGCTGCACTCTTTACATTAAGTATTCTTGCAATTACATTTGCAATGCTCTTCATAGTGTCATATGTGTTAAGTAAATTCATAAAAGGAGAAGCTGAAGAATACATATTTGAATTACCGCCTTACAGGATTCCAGATTGGGACAATATCATTAAAATGACATGGGCAAAAAGCAAAGAATTTCTAAAAAAAGCAGGAACTGTTATTGCTGCAGGTTCCATTTTATTCTATGGCTTTGTAAATTACCCTTCTCCTGATGCAAATTATGCTGCAGTTGTTGGAAAAATAATTGAACACGTAACACAATATATGGGACTCGACTGGAGAGCTGCAATATCACTTATATTTGGAATATTTGCAAAAGAACTGGTTGTTTCAAGCTTTAGCATTTTGTATCCTGAAAATATCTCAACAGCATTCAGCCCATTAAAAGCTTTCGTATTAACGCTTGTTTCAGTACTCTATATACCGTGCCTTGCAACACTTGCAACACTTTACCTTGAAACAAGAAGTTTGAAATGGACTGCCTTTGGAATAGGCTATAATTTAGTACTCGCAACACTTGTTGGAATAATAACATACAATATCGGAACAATGCTTGGATTTTAA
- a CDS encoding DUF134 domain-containing protein — protein sequence MKFRKGRPKIPRLISEEPQFKLFKPAGTPGIELESEVLSFEELESLRLVDYLNQPHEEAADAMGISRRVFWNILKSARKKVADALINGKMIDIGGGYYKIRECNYEDECQRGRNCRYGVSNCLTLKKDSE from the coding sequence ATGAAATTTAGAAAAGGAAGGCCAAAAATACCTCGGTTAATTTCTGAAGAACCCCAATTTAAATTATTCAAGCCTGCGGGAACGCCAGGGATAGAACTTGAATCCGAAGTACTATCATTCGAAGAACTGGAATCCCTCCGACTTGTCGATTATTTAAATCAGCCTCATGAAGAAGCTGCTGATGCAATGGGTATATCAAGGCGAGTATTTTGGAATATTTTAAAATCTGCAAGAAAAAAAGTTGCGGATGCCCTTATAAATGGTAAAATGATTGACATTGGTGGTGGATACTACAAAATAAGGGAGTGTAATTATGAAGACGAATGTCAAAGGGGTAGAAATTGTAGATACGGGGTATCAAACTGTTTAACATTAAAAAAGGATAGTGAGTGA
- a CDS encoding molybdopterin-binding protein has protein sequence MKMSIRNQFKGKILEIVEGQVVAKVKVDIGGGNTIVSVITLDAERELGLKVGDTVTALVKSTSVMLEK, from the coding sequence ATGAAAATGAGTATTAGAAATCAGTTTAAGGGAAAAATACTTGAAATTGTAGAGGGGCAGGTAGTTGCGAAAGTCAAAGTGGACATTGGGGGTGGAAATACAATAGTTTCAGTAATTACTCTTGACGCAGAAAGGGAACTCGGCTTAAAAGTTGGAGATACTGTAACTGCACTCGTAAAATCGACCTCCGTCATGCTTGAAAAATAA
- the cmk gene encoding (d)CMP kinase, giving the protein MIITIGGLPGTGTTTTSKLLSEKYGLKHVCAGFIFRDMAKEMNMTLQEFSSYAETNTEVDNEIDRRQVEAAQSGDLILEGRLAGWILKKSDIKPDLSIWLKADPMVRCVRISERENENVDLALEKMISREASEKKRYKEIYNIEIDDLSIYDLVIESSKWDANGVFNIIEKAIDNLKA; this is encoded by the coding sequence ATGATTATTACCATTGGAGGATTGCCGGGTACAGGGACTACAACGACTTCTAAGTTACTTTCAGAAAAGTACGGGTTAAAACATGTCTGTGCAGGATTTATCTTCAGAGACATGGCAAAAGAAATGAATATGACCCTCCAAGAATTCAGCAGTTATGCAGAAACAAATACTGAAGTTGACAACGAAATTGACAGAAGACAGGTTGAGGCGGCTCAATCAGGGGATTTAATCCTTGAAGGTAGACTTGCTGGATGGATCCTCAAAAAAAGTGACATAAAACCGGATTTAAGCATTTGGCTTAAAGCAGACCCGATGGTAAGATGCGTTAGGATTAGCGAACGTGAAAACGAGAACGTTGATCTGGCACTTGAAAAAATGATTTCAAGAGAAGCTAGCGAAAAGAAAAGATACAAAGAAATATATAATATCGAAATTGATGATTTATCAATATACGATTTAGTTATCGAGTCCTCGAAATGGGACGCCAATGGGGTATTTAATATCATCGAAAAAGCCATTGACAACTTGAAAGCTTAG